A single genomic interval of Herpetosiphonaceae bacterium harbors:
- the fdrA gene encoding acyl-CoA synthetase FdrA: MEQHLLIKPHSYYDSVTLMRISQQISALRGVEQAVVVMGTDHNKALLAGVGLLADEASAAQPDDLIVAIQAQDAAALQAALAAVETTLSRSNATSNESGAQPAPRTITAALRQLPDADLAIISVPGPFAKREALQALRSGLHVMLFSDNVALEDEIELKQLARASGLLCMGPDCGTAMLGGAGLCFANVVRRGSIGIVSASGTGAQEVSTLIDRYGGGVSQIIGTGGRDLWPEVGGLMMRAGIELLARDDETETILLISKPPHPDVAAAVLDELRGSGKRGLACFLGYRGDAPAGVELATNLRDAAALAVGQAAMPQDDTALGEVAVALAAQIPATGTRLRGLFSGGTLCDEARLELAQMGLTEQAELIDYGDDQYTVGRPHPMIDFTLRLHKLREAAADPSTAALLLDVVLGHGAHPDPAAALAPALSEIAQPVVVYVCGTDADPQHRSRQVAQLQAAGAVVAESNLEAAGLAGLILKAREATR; encoded by the coding sequence ATGGAGCAACACCTGCTGATCAAGCCCCACTCGTACTACGACTCGGTGACGCTGATGCGCATCAGCCAGCAGATTTCCGCGCTGCGCGGCGTCGAGCAGGCCGTGGTGGTGATGGGCACCGACCACAACAAGGCGCTGCTGGCAGGCGTTGGATTGCTCGCCGACGAGGCCAGCGCCGCGCAGCCCGACGACCTGATCGTCGCGATCCAGGCGCAGGACGCGGCGGCACTCCAGGCGGCGCTCGCAGCCGTCGAGACAACGCTCAGCCGCAGCAATGCGACGAGCAACGAATCCGGCGCACAGCCAGCGCCGCGCACGATTACTGCCGCGCTCAGGCAGTTGCCGGACGCCGATCTCGCGATTATCTCGGTGCCCGGCCCGTTCGCCAAACGCGAGGCGCTGCAAGCGCTGCGCAGCGGCCTGCACGTGATGCTCTTCTCCGATAACGTCGCGCTCGAAGACGAGATCGAGCTAAAGCAGCTTGCGCGCGCTAGCGGCCTGCTCTGCATGGGGCCGGACTGTGGCACGGCGATGCTTGGCGGCGCTGGGCTGTGCTTCGCCAATGTCGTGCGGCGCGGCTCGATCGGCATCGTCAGCGCCTCCGGCACGGGCGCGCAGGAGGTCAGCACGCTGATCGACCGCTACGGCGGCGGCGTGAGCCAGATCATCGGCACCGGCGGGCGCGATCTCTGGCCTGAGGTCGGCGGGCTGATGATGCGCGCGGGCATTGAGCTGCTGGCGCGCGACGACGAAACCGAGACGATCCTGCTGATCTCGAAGCCGCCCCATCCCGATGTGGCGGCGGCGGTGCTCGACGAGCTGCGCGGCTCCGGCAAGCGCGGGCTGGCCTGCTTCCTGGGCTACCGGGGCGACGCGCCCGCTGGCGTCGAGCTGGCGACCAATCTGCGCGATGCGGCGGCGCTGGCCGTTGGACAGGCCGCCATGCCTCAGGATGACACCGCGCTCGGCGAGGTAGCTGTGGCGCTGGCGGCGCAGATTCCGGCCACCGGCACGCGGCTGCGCGGCCTCTTTTCGGGCGGCACGCTCTGCGACGAGGCCAGGCTTGAGCTTGCGCAGATGGGCCTTACCGAGCAGGCCGAGCTGATCGACTATGGCGACGACCAGTACACCGTGGGCCGTCCCCACCCGATGATCGATTTCACGCTGCGGCTGCACAAGCTGCGCGAGGCCGCCGCCGATCCAAGCACGGCGGCTCTGCTGCTGGATGTGGTGCTGGGCCACGGCGCGCATCCCGATCCGGCAGCCGCGCTGGCTCCCGCGCTCAGCGAGATCGCGCAGCCGGTCGTGGTCTACGTCTGCGGCACCGACGCCGATCCGCAGCATCGCAGCCGCCAGGTCGCGCAGTTGCAGGCGGCAGGCGCGGTCGTCGCCGAGTCGAATCTTGAGGCCGCCGGACTGGCCGGGTTGATTTTGAAAGCCAGGGAGGCCACCAGATGA